A single window of Archangium gephyra DNA harbors:
- a CDS encoding toxin-antitoxin system YwqK family antitoxin, which yields MSLKIASRTLFILAMTAAPVALAEGASSTNSAQDVRLACPAGTVQKGRKVSKTDGSFCVKVGSKKDGEAQLHGPYVDFHSNGQKQSEGQYSDGARAGLWTFWDANGVKTGETQFSGGNYHGKRVEYFSNGKQRLVEEYANGKRNGLVQEFSEDGKLVRQAQYRDNEQVVTK from the coding sequence ATGTCTCTCAAGATCGCGTCTCGCACTCTCTTCATTCTTGCCATGACTGCCGCGCCTGTGGCTTTGGCGGAAGGGGCATCCAGCACCAACTCTGCTCAGGATGTGCGCCTCGCATGCCCAGCGGGTACTGTGCAAAAGGGGCGGAAGGTGTCGAAGACTGATGGTTCCTTCTGCGTGAAGGTCGGTTCCAAAAAGGATGGAGAGGCGCAGCTGCATGGTCCTTATGTGGACTTCCACTCCAACGGGCAGAAGCAGTCGGAGGGGCAGTACTCTGATGGCGCCCGTGCTGGTCTCTGGACTTTCTGGGACGCCAACGGTGTGAAGACCGGTGAGACGCAGTTCTCGGGGGGCAATTATCACGGCAAGCGCGTGGAGTATTTCTCCAACGGAAAGCAGCGCCTCGTCGAGGAGTACGCGAACGGTAAGCGTAATGGCCTCGTCCAGGAGTTCTCCGAGGACGGGAAACTGGTTCGTCAAGCCCAGTATCGCGACAACGAGCAGGTCGTTACGAAGTAG
- a CDS encoding TIGR04552 family protein codes for MGLRELERIRLILRGGSVIDWRRMHFQSRDEVDRFLRLCQIDTSQPEDEAWARTVLADAVEYLRQTFDYRVADAVADPEEIHDLFLYASGVKGLPRHRRIACIVLKVMHVLQHIEGRDLMHRLAVSEADLSDLVTAKVLGVAQLLRDKGLPVAEFAHSIKSRESLITKLLAKKETVAAQIYDRTRFRIITQKPAEILPVLYFLTQHLFPFNFVVPGQTENTLVSFKSVLEENPHLQQFAQHLHLDLDYEDREERTRNLFSGNTYRALNFVVDVPVRMDAYLPPPAEDTRERKNRTVFTLVEFQIMDEETARQNEEGENAHKLYKRRQKRRVLRRLSRGLVVPKRQG; via the coding sequence ATGGGCCTCCGCGAGCTTGAGCGCATCCGGCTCATCCTTCGAGGTGGCTCGGTCATCGACTGGCGGCGGATGCACTTCCAGAGCCGGGACGAAGTCGACCGGTTCCTCCGGCTCTGTCAGATCGACACCTCTCAGCCCGAGGACGAGGCCTGGGCTCGCACTGTCCTCGCCGATGCGGTCGAGTACCTCCGTCAGACCTTCGACTACCGGGTCGCGGATGCTGTGGCGGATCCGGAGGAGATACACGATCTCTTCCTCTATGCCTCCGGAGTGAAGGGGCTCCCGAGACATCGCCGCATCGCCTGCATCGTGCTCAAGGTGATGCATGTTCTCCAGCACATCGAGGGCCGGGACCTGATGCATCGCTTGGCTGTCTCCGAGGCGGATCTCTCCGATCTGGTGACCGCCAAGGTGTTGGGTGTGGCGCAACTGCTCCGGGACAAGGGGCTCCCTGTTGCCGAGTTCGCGCACTCCATCAAGTCGCGCGAGTCCCTCATCACTAAGCTGCTGGCCAAGAAGGAAACGGTTGCGGCTCAAATCTATGACCGGACGCGCTTCCGCATCATCACCCAAAAGCCGGCAGAGATTCTCCCGGTTCTCTACTTCCTGACGCAGCACCTCTTTCCCTTCAACTTCGTCGTCCCTGGCCAGACCGAGAACACGCTCGTCTCGTTTAAGTCTGTGCTTGAGGAGAACCCCCACCTCCAGCAATTCGCCCAGCATCTCCATCTGGACCTTGATTACGAGGATCGCGAAGAGCGCACCCGCAACCTGTTCTCTGGAAACACCTACCGGGCGTTGAACTTCGTCGTGGATGTGCCTGTCAGGATGGATGCGTACCTGCCGCCACCGGCGGAAGATACGCGCGAGCGCAAGAACCGGACGGTTTTCACGCTCGTGGAGTTCCAGATCATGGACGAAGAGACCGCTCGCCAGAATGAGGAAGGCGAGAATGCCCATAAACTCTACAAGCGCCGACAGAAGCGGCGTGTGCTGCGTCGCCTGTCACGAGGGCTTGTCGTTCCAAAGCGGCAAGGCTGA
- a CDS encoding MbtH family protein, with product MSEQEDTTVYKVVMNHEEQYSIWPVDRENAPGWKDAGKQGPKAECLEYIKQVWTDMRPLSLRKKMEAQSRPN from the coding sequence ATGAGCGAGCAAGAGGATACGACCGTCTACAAGGTCGTGATGAACCACGAGGAGCAGTACTCCATCTGGCCGGTGGACCGCGAGAACGCGCCGGGCTGGAAGGACGCGGGCAAGCAGGGCCCCAAGGCCGAGTGCCTGGAGTACATCAAGCAGGTGTGGACGGACATGCGTCCGCTGAGCCTGCGCAAGAAGATGGAGGCGCAGTCGCGCCCCAACTGA
- a CDS encoding 5'-nucleotidase C-terminal domain-containing protein, producing MPPSKKRLVPLAGALAALALFAGCDTPETPDGTLFGKTQVFLNGSRASVRTEETNLGDLTADAYLWFARKTDPSTVLSFRNSGGIRESIDTGEISQADIEKSLPFNNALVLVTVTAAQLEQVLEHGVAAVAPEVTAGQFPQVSGLRFEYDASKPAQVFDLDGNLLTEGERIRQAVLVDGSGNVLDTLVSNGALVGDPHRTFRMVTLDFVVAFGGDYYPFPLFELQDAARYHLVPLDTTPDNQGFNDAGREQKAFADYLAATWPTSGPGYAEADTPKEADTRIKSVGP from the coding sequence ATGCCCCCTTCGAAGAAACGACTCGTCCCGCTGGCTGGCGCCCTCGCGGCGCTGGCCCTCTTCGCCGGCTGTGATACCCCGGAGACTCCGGACGGCACCCTCTTCGGCAAGACGCAGGTGTTCCTCAACGGCTCGAGGGCCTCCGTGCGCACCGAGGAGACCAACCTCGGCGACCTCACCGCCGATGCCTACCTCTGGTTCGCTCGCAAGACGGATCCCTCCACCGTCCTCTCCTTCAGGAACAGTGGCGGCATCCGTGAATCCATCGACACCGGCGAGATCAGCCAGGCCGACATCGAGAAGAGCCTGCCCTTCAACAACGCCCTGGTGCTCGTCACCGTCACCGCCGCGCAGCTCGAGCAGGTGCTCGAGCACGGCGTGGCGGCCGTGGCCCCCGAGGTCACCGCCGGCCAGTTCCCCCAGGTGAGCGGCCTCCGCTTCGAGTACGACGCCAGCAAGCCCGCCCAGGTGTTCGACCTCGACGGCAACCTCCTCACCGAGGGCGAGCGCATCCGCCAGGCCGTCCTCGTGGATGGTTCCGGCAACGTGCTCGACACCCTGGTGTCCAACGGCGCCCTCGTGGGCGATCCCCACCGCACCTTCCGGATGGTGACGCTCGACTTCGTCGTCGCCTTCGGAGGCGACTACTACCCGTTCCCCCTCTTCGAGCTCCAGGACGCGGCGCGCTACCACCTCGTCCCCCTGGACACCACCCCCGACAACCAGGGCTTCAACGACGCGGGCCGCGAGCAGAAGGCCTTCGCGGACTACCTCGCCGCCACCTGGCCCACCTCCGGTCCGGGCTACGCCGAGGCCGATACGCCCAAGGAAGCCGATACACGCATCAAGTCCGTTGGACCGTGA
- the gltJ gene encoding adventurous gliding motility protein GltJ yields the protein MRFVCDSCRAQYMISDDKVGAKGVKVRCKKCGYNIVVRPAGSEPVKEEGTSGEAAGGAAASQGQSANDGFGLPPTLGTPPEGGIFSGVEDDELGAVFDQVLNSGSHRIPAGEASGPAQLDSSALSDAGETVRKLAEAEGNAKSAASHEWFVAIDEKQVGPLSMDKVKDYWDRGEVGPDSLCWRAGFSDWIPLSEASELASVLAPRPTKPVIVEPAPMASSAPVASGPVESAFASGLAKPAKSDTPAPVPTAQETGWKPSAASVLASLVKEENEALSKPASKAAPVEEKKGKPAALGLLDVPPPESAPGAAQSPLMAEPPAPAPYLQPAPAPAYAQPPPQAYAQPMAQPYPPPQQYAPPAQQYAPPPGYPGYPPQAAPAPKQGGKMGMIIGAVAVVLLLVGGGAFFATRSSEQPTPVPQPTGTQQMAQAPAKPVEALPMPPPPAAVAQNTATPAAGTTAQPAATQPATAPATAPTTAPAVAAAGTPGTTTATPPPATEPVKPAEPAKTEPQQVARAEVPSKRTPTTPVSRPAPSRTSSDDEEPVRSKPQPAKSGGSADDEFDELFGTKKPSSSAKSDTVSANGRTAYIPPEPGGGGAAQEKLGQSDIMQVVLANKPAIIKCVNEQKKKDPGLSGKLVMRWTIQTNGKTKNVSCQTSEFRTTYMATCISGLIKGWSFPKHKVQGDPIDFPFTF from the coding sequence ATGCGTTTCGTCTGCGATAGCTGCCGCGCGCAGTACATGATTAGCGACGACAAGGTTGGCGCGAAGGGCGTCAAGGTCCGTTGCAAGAAGTGCGGCTACAACATCGTAGTCCGCCCAGCCGGCTCCGAGCCGGTCAAGGAGGAGGGGACGAGTGGTGAGGCCGCTGGCGGTGCGGCCGCGTCCCAGGGTCAGTCGGCCAACGACGGCTTCGGGTTGCCCCCGACGCTGGGCACGCCTCCCGAGGGCGGCATCTTCAGCGGTGTCGAGGATGACGAGCTCGGAGCCGTGTTCGACCAGGTGCTCAACTCCGGGTCGCACCGGATTCCGGCGGGCGAGGCCTCGGGTCCGGCGCAGCTGGATTCGTCGGCCCTGTCGGACGCCGGCGAGACGGTGCGCAAGCTCGCGGAGGCCGAGGGGAACGCGAAGTCCGCGGCCTCGCACGAGTGGTTCGTCGCCATCGACGAGAAGCAGGTCGGCCCACTGTCGATGGACAAGGTGAAGGACTACTGGGATCGGGGCGAGGTCGGTCCTGACAGCCTGTGCTGGCGCGCGGGCTTCAGCGACTGGATTCCGCTGTCCGAGGCCTCGGAGCTGGCGTCGGTGCTGGCGCCGCGTCCGACGAAGCCGGTCATCGTGGAGCCCGCGCCGATGGCCTCGTCCGCGCCGGTGGCCTCCGGGCCGGTCGAGTCCGCCTTCGCCAGTGGCCTGGCGAAGCCGGCGAAGTCCGACACGCCCGCGCCCGTTCCGACCGCGCAGGAGACGGGCTGGAAGCCCTCGGCCGCGAGCGTGCTCGCCTCGCTGGTGAAGGAGGAGAACGAGGCGCTGTCGAAGCCCGCGTCCAAGGCGGCGCCAGTGGAGGAGAAGAAGGGCAAGCCGGCGGCCTTGGGGCTGCTGGATGTGCCTCCGCCGGAGTCCGCTCCCGGGGCGGCGCAGAGCCCGCTGATGGCCGAGCCTCCCGCGCCCGCGCCGTACCTGCAGCCCGCTCCGGCGCCGGCCTACGCGCAGCCGCCTCCGCAGGCGTACGCGCAGCCGATGGCCCAGCCGTACCCGCCGCCCCAGCAGTACGCGCCTCCGGCTCAGCAGTACGCTCCGCCTCCGGGATACCCTGGCTACCCGCCGCAGGCCGCGCCCGCGCCGAAGCAGGGCGGGAAGATGGGGATGATCATCGGCGCGGTGGCCGTCGTGCTGTTGCTCGTCGGAGGGGGCGCCTTCTTCGCGACCCGCTCGTCCGAGCAGCCGACTCCCGTGCCGCAGCCCACTGGGACGCAGCAGATGGCCCAGGCGCCGGCCAAGCCGGTGGAAGCGCTGCCCATGCCGCCTCCTCCGGCGGCGGTGGCGCAGAACACCGCCACGCCCGCGGCGGGCACCACGGCCCAGCCGGCCGCCACCCAGCCCGCCACGGCGCCAGCGACTGCACCCACGACTGCTCCCGCGGTCGCCGCGGCGGGGACGCCTGGAACCACGACGGCGACGCCTCCACCTGCTACCGAGCCGGTGAAGCCCGCCGAGCCTGCGAAGACGGAGCCGCAGCAGGTGGCCCGCGCCGAGGTGCCGAGCAAGCGGACGCCGACCACCCCGGTCAGCCGTCCAGCGCCCTCGCGCACCTCGAGCGACGACGAGGAGCCGGTGCGGAGCAAGCCGCAGCCCGCCAAGAGCGGCGGGAGCGCGGATGACGAGTTCGATGAGCTCTTCGGCACGAAGAAGCCCAGCTCCAGCGCGAAGAGCGACACGGTGTCGGCGAACGGCCGTACGGCCTACATCCCGCCGGAGCCTGGCGGCGGTGGTGCGGCGCAGGAGAAGCTCGGGCAGTCGGACATCATGCAGGTGGTGCTGGCGAACAAGCCGGCCATCATCAAGTGCGTGAACGAGCAGAAGAAGAAGGATCCGGGCCTGAGCGGCAAGCTGGTGATGCGCTGGACGATCCAGACCAACGGCAAGACGAAGAACGTGTCCTGCCAGACGTCGGAGTTCCGCACGACCTACATGGCGACCTGCATTTCGGGGCTCATCAAGGGCTGGAGCTTCCCGAAGCACAAGGTGCAGGGCGATCCGATCGATTTTCCGTTCACGTTCTAA
- a CDS encoding Ig-like domain-containing protein → MPTLKRYIPLVLAGLMSACLQLPEIDTGSPTRPDAGVDPADSGTPSTELSVTITAPTGTFYTSGAVDLSVDVRGGTPEVVRLFKGAEELATISSPYRYTWNTAAEPEGSYTVTARASKAGRTFSSASITVIVDRTNLQVASRSPAPGATNVAYSTPIQVVFSKPVKATTISDTTVSFAVAGVLAEKTLSLSSDGRTLTLVPKARPSLPATFSIGLSNGITDSAGNALVVPSTPWSFQLPHWYSFGGPVEAVVGGTTPLKDTAMALDGQDNPVVAWSEEVTTGGRASIFVYRWNGNAFTPIGSALNGTAIGSAYKPALVLDGSGNPIVAWQESDGFDENIYIKRWNGTTWQSVGSGALSAVNDTSSSKVATPARNPSLAMHGNDIYVAWDEMNAEGFSSIYVWKSANGGPLTSAGAYGGLVHAVSGFTSATKPSLVLDSNGQPIVAFQEQTREEHAPTNIYVMRLQPNGSWAYAVSPFVEDTTSGYVSGGLSASTGTTLARDCSLTIDAQNNLYLAWAEVSYDDGPNDIQVFRSTGPQSWERIGSPLSAYGGYTYAGQALLRATPSGKLFVTWSEFDGMAETGYVHLFASYWDDKAWNSLTVEDGLNQSQKSSAHPALVLDSSGRPVLVWNESHNALGSDGGEYAYVQRYNE, encoded by the coding sequence ATGCCAACCCTCAAACGTTACATCCCCCTGGTCCTCGCCGGATTGATGTCCGCATGCCTCCAGCTGCCGGAGATCGACACCGGTTCCCCTACCCGGCCCGATGCGGGAGTGGACCCGGCCGACTCGGGAACACCCTCCACGGAGTTGTCAGTCACGATCACCGCCCCGACGGGCACGTTCTACACGAGCGGGGCCGTTGACCTCTCCGTCGACGTGCGTGGAGGAACACCTGAGGTGGTGCGGCTCTTCAAGGGTGCGGAGGAGCTCGCGACGATTTCCTCGCCCTATCGCTACACCTGGAATACCGCAGCCGAGCCCGAGGGCAGTTACACGGTGACTGCTCGTGCCAGCAAGGCGGGCCGGACCTTCTCCAGCGCGTCCATCACCGTCATCGTCGACCGTACCAATTTGCAGGTCGCTTCGCGTTCACCGGCCCCTGGCGCGACCAATGTGGCGTACAGCACGCCCATCCAAGTGGTCTTCTCGAAGCCGGTGAAGGCCACGACGATCAGCGACACTACGGTGAGCTTCGCTGTCGCGGGAGTGCTGGCGGAAAAGACCCTTTCGCTTTCGAGCGACGGCAGAACGCTGACTCTCGTGCCCAAGGCAAGGCCGTCCCTGCCAGCCACATTCTCGATCGGCCTGAGCAATGGCATCACCGACTCGGCGGGCAACGCCCTCGTCGTTCCGAGCACGCCGTGGAGCTTTCAGCTTCCGCACTGGTACTCGTTCGGTGGTCCAGTGGAGGCTGTGGTTGGTGGCACTACCCCGCTGAAAGACACCGCCATGGCCCTCGATGGCCAAGACAACCCGGTGGTTGCCTGGAGCGAAGAGGTCACGACGGGCGGCAGGGCATCCATCTTCGTCTACCGCTGGAACGGTAACGCTTTCACACCGATCGGTAGTGCGCTGAACGGCACTGCCATCGGCTCCGCCTACAAACCCGCGCTGGTGCTTGATGGCAGCGGGAACCCCATCGTGGCATGGCAGGAGTCGGATGGGTTCGACGAGAACATCTACATCAAGCGCTGGAATGGAACGACCTGGCAATCCGTGGGGTCAGGAGCCCTATCCGCCGTGAATGACACGAGTTCCAGCAAGGTTGCGACACCGGCTCGCAACCCTTCGCTCGCGATGCACGGGAACGACATCTACGTTGCCTGGGATGAGATGAACGCTGAGGGTTTCTCGTCTATTTACGTCTGGAAGTCAGCCAATGGCGGACCCCTTACCAGCGCAGGAGCATATGGAGGGTTGGTCCACGCTGTTTCGGGATTTACCAGCGCCACCAAGCCCTCTCTCGTGTTGGACAGCAATGGCCAACCCATCGTGGCCTTTCAAGAGCAAACCCGCGAGGAACACGCGCCTACGAACATCTACGTCATGCGTCTCCAACCAAACGGTTCCTGGGCTTATGCGGTTTCACCCTTCGTCGAAGATACCACCAGCGGCTACGTCTCTGGTGGGCTCAGCGCCTCCACAGGAACAACACTAGCCCGCGATTGCTCTTTAACCATTGATGCTCAGAACAACCTATACCTGGCGTGGGCAGAAGTGTCCTACGATGATGGGCCTAACGACATCCAAGTCTTCCGTTCCACTGGTCCGCAGTCTTGGGAGCGGATTGGAAGCCCCTTGAGTGCATATGGCGGTTACACCTATGCGGGACAGGCACTGCTCCGAGCTACCCCCTCTGGCAAGCTTTTCGTTACTTGGTCAGAGTTCGATGGAATGGCCGAGACAGGGTATGTGCATCTGTTTGCTAGTTACTGGGACGACAAAGCTTGGAATAGCCTAACCGTCGAGGATGGCCTGAACCAGAGTCAGAAAAGCAGCGCGCACCCAGCACTTGTACTTGACTCAAGCGGGAGACCTGTACTCGTTTGGAACGAAAGCCACAATGCCTTAGGAAGCGACGGCGGGGAATATGCTTACGTGCAGCGCTACAACGAATAG
- a CDS encoding MBL fold metallo-hydrolase — protein sequence MSQPGLYLKQNVAVEPLYNQWYAWWYLLAPATAPLYVANHHVKIMESFVANPAIHVAALKNPALAGGPYLNYGVERAGEVKELLERTRKEQAASLRFAQAVSELDKLLAPSNGGSLEELYKKVPDILQGYVELMYDLNNRASARFFEPLLYRSPHYRESSQSLSFRLLKGDARPYVFSTPRLDSDKDTLHVHLPFRHEAIDQLYAMRRTPGSMEAIREAMGIGAKDAELFSTFFTDQAPRPAPRYDGDGVRVRYIGHACVLIESRDVSILTDPVISYDFPTEVPRYTYADLPEKIDYVLITHGHADHLMFEPLLQLRHRIGTIVVPASNGGGLADPSLKLMLKTIGFKNVVTLSELESIELPGGSITGVPFIGEHADLNIQAKLAHLVQLKGRSMLMAADSNALEPRLYDHVHAAVGDIDVLFLGMESEGGPLSWMYGPLLPAPLPRKMDQSRRLNGSNAERAIEIARRINPKQVHIYAMGREPWMGHVMAMGYHENSPQLVEARKLLAWCQEKGISSSLPYIQAELFF from the coding sequence GTGTCCCAGCCTGGGCTGTACCTGAAGCAGAACGTCGCCGTCGAGCCGCTGTACAACCAGTGGTACGCGTGGTGGTACCTCCTCGCGCCCGCGACCGCGCCGCTGTACGTGGCCAACCACCATGTGAAGATCATGGAGTCGTTCGTGGCCAACCCGGCCATCCACGTGGCGGCGCTGAAGAACCCGGCGCTGGCCGGCGGCCCCTACCTCAACTACGGCGTCGAGCGGGCGGGCGAGGTCAAGGAGTTGCTGGAGCGGACGCGCAAGGAGCAGGCGGCGTCGCTGCGGTTCGCCCAGGCGGTGTCGGAGCTGGACAAGCTGCTGGCCCCGTCCAACGGTGGCTCGCTGGAGGAGCTGTACAAGAAGGTGCCGGACATCCTCCAGGGGTACGTGGAGCTGATGTACGACCTGAACAACCGGGCGTCGGCGCGTTTCTTCGAGCCGCTGCTCTACCGCAGCCCCCACTACCGGGAGTCCTCGCAGAGCCTGTCCTTCCGCCTGTTGAAGGGGGATGCCCGGCCGTACGTCTTCAGCACGCCGCGGCTGGACTCGGACAAGGACACGCTCCACGTGCACCTGCCCTTCCGCCACGAGGCCATCGACCAGCTGTACGCCATGCGGCGCACGCCGGGCTCGATGGAGGCCATCCGCGAGGCCATGGGCATTGGCGCCAAGGACGCCGAGCTCTTCTCCACCTTCTTCACGGACCAGGCCCCGCGTCCGGCCCCGCGCTATGACGGGGATGGCGTGCGCGTGCGCTACATCGGCCATGCCTGCGTGCTCATCGAGTCGCGTGACGTGAGCATCCTGACGGATCCCGTCATCTCCTACGACTTCCCCACGGAAGTGCCGCGCTACACCTACGCGGATCTGCCGGAGAAGATCGACTACGTGCTCATCACCCACGGGCACGCGGACCACCTGATGTTCGAGCCGCTGCTGCAGCTGCGCCATCGCATCGGCACCATCGTGGTGCCGGCCAGCAACGGGGGTGGCCTGGCGGACCCCTCGCTCAAGCTGATGCTGAAGACGATCGGCTTCAAGAACGTGGTGACCCTGTCCGAGCTGGAGTCCATCGAGCTGCCGGGCGGCTCCATCACGGGGGTGCCCTTCATCGGCGAGCACGCGGATCTCAACATCCAGGCGAAGCTGGCGCACCTGGTGCAGCTCAAGGGCCGCTCGATGCTGATGGCGGCGGACTCCAACGCGCTCGAGCCGCGCCTGTACGACCACGTCCACGCGGCGGTGGGGGACATCGACGTGTTGTTCCTCGGCATGGAGTCCGAGGGTGGGCCGCTGAGCTGGATGTACGGGCCGCTGCTGCCCGCGCCGCTGCCGCGCAAGATGGACCAGTCGCGGCGCCTCAACGGCTCCAACGCCGAGCGGGCCATCGAGATCGCCCGGAGGATCAACCCCAAGCAGGTCCACATCTACGCCATGGGCCGCGAGCCCTGGATGGGCCACGTGATGGCGATGGGCTACCACGAGAACTCGCCGCAGCTCGTCGAGGCGCGCAAGCTGCTCGCGTGGTGCCAGGAGAAGGGAATCTCCTCCTCGCTGCCCTACATCCAGGCGGAGCTCTTCTTCTGA
- the ffh gene encoding signal recognition particle protein has translation MLETVAKGFRAAKNRLAGKKEITPEMVDESLRDIRVSLLEADVAFDVVKKFVARVREKAVGEVVQTTVTDKAGQKHRVTAGDHFVKICHDELEALMGPVDTSIQLKPKDQVSGIMMVGLQGSGKTTTTGKLASKLLKEGRKPLLVAADIYRPAAVDQLKVLGERLKVPVYFEPNVPPPELAKRGYAAAREQKCDVVLIDTAGRLAIDEALMTELEAIKANVRPDNILLVCDAMIGQDAVRTAAEFDRRLSLDGFILTKLDGDARGGAALSIKEVTGKPIKFLGMGESMDKLEEFRPDGLASRILGFGDIVGLMKDFEGVVDEKKAAEDAQKLLSGNFSMKDFVEQIRMVRKMGPLKDLLEKFPLFGEMTEHLNPDEKELTKIEAMYDSMTEQERLRPNLINDSRVKRIAKGSGRKTEEVRELLQKFGMMQQVMGTIGQNPGLLGRIPGFKQMGQLAQMKNMDMSSIFGKDPKMMEKAMAGMGMGGMPMQLPQIAPGYTAPMGQAAMAKARMMGYAPPSAAGKPENKDAIKERRKREKENKKKNRKKK, from the coding sequence ATGCTTGAGACCGTCGCCAAGGGCTTCCGAGCCGCCAAGAACCGCCTTGCGGGCAAGAAAGAGATCACCCCGGAGATGGTGGACGAGTCGCTTCGCGACATCCGCGTCTCCCTGCTCGAAGCGGACGTCGCCTTCGATGTGGTGAAGAAGTTCGTCGCGCGGGTGCGCGAGAAGGCCGTCGGGGAGGTCGTGCAGACGACCGTGACCGACAAGGCCGGCCAGAAGCACCGCGTCACGGCGGGCGACCACTTCGTCAAGATCTGCCACGACGAGCTCGAGGCCCTGATGGGTCCCGTGGACACGAGCATCCAGCTCAAGCCCAAGGACCAGGTCAGCGGCATCATGATGGTGGGCCTGCAGGGGTCGGGTAAGACGACGACCACGGGCAAGCTCGCCAGCAAGCTCCTCAAGGAGGGGCGCAAGCCGCTGCTGGTGGCGGCGGACATCTACCGTCCGGCGGCCGTGGATCAGCTCAAGGTGCTGGGCGAGCGGCTGAAGGTGCCGGTGTACTTCGAGCCGAACGTGCCGCCGCCGGAATTGGCGAAGCGCGGGTACGCCGCGGCGCGCGAGCAGAAGTGCGACGTGGTGCTGATCGACACCGCCGGCCGTCTGGCGATCGACGAGGCGCTGATGACCGAGCTGGAGGCCATCAAGGCGAACGTCCGGCCGGACAACATCCTGCTGGTGTGCGACGCGATGATTGGCCAGGACGCGGTGCGCACGGCGGCCGAGTTCGACCGGCGGCTGAGCCTGGACGGCTTCATCCTCACGAAGCTGGACGGTGATGCGCGTGGTGGCGCGGCGCTGTCCATCAAGGAGGTGACGGGCAAGCCCATCAAGTTCCTGGGCATGGGCGAGTCGATGGACAAGCTCGAGGAGTTCCGCCCGGACGGCCTGGCGAGCCGGATTCTGGGCTTCGGCGACATCGTGGGCCTGATGAAGGACTTCGAGGGCGTCGTCGACGAGAAGAAGGCGGCCGAGGACGCGCAGAAGCTGCTCTCGGGCAACTTCTCGATGAAGGACTTCGTCGAGCAGATCCGCATGGTGCGGAAGATGGGTCCGCTGAAGGATCTGCTGGAGAAGTTCCCGCTCTTCGGGGAGATGACGGAGCACCTGAACCCGGACGAGAAGGAGCTGACGAAGATCGAGGCGATGTACGACTCGATGACGGAGCAGGAGCGGCTGCGTCCGAACCTGATCAACGACAGCCGGGTGAAGCGCATCGCGAAGGGCAGCGGCCGCAAGACGGAAGAGGTGCGGGAGCTGCTGCAGAAGTTCGGGATGATGCAGCAGGTGATGGGGACGATTGGCCAGAACCCGGGCCTGTTGGGGCGCATCCCTGGCTTCAAGCAGATGGGCCAGCTGGCGCAGATGAAGAACATGGACATGTCGAGCATCTTCGGGAAGGACCCGAAGATGATGGAGAAGGCGATGGCGGGGATGGGGATGGGGGGCATGCCGATGCAGCTGCCGCAGATCGCCCCGGGCTACACGGCGCCGATGGGACAGGCGGCGATGGCGAAGGCGCGGATGATGGGTTACGCGCCGCCCTCGGCCGCGGGCAAGCCCGAGAACAAGGACGCCATCAAGGAGCGCCGCAAGCGCGAGAAGGAAAACAAGAAGAAGAACCGGAAGAAGAAGTAG